From a single Cyclobacterium marinum DSM 745 genomic region:
- a CDS encoding SGNH/GDSL hydrolase family protein, translated as MILVNKTLLILAIGFFTTFWANFSEPKLFVVGDSISMQYGPYLEQYLEGVYAYDRKREEPSNPESTEKPKYANGGDSDRVLAYLQNKLKAPDFRPDVLLINCGLHDIKTDAQSGKKQVGLEAYKQNLEQIYDLVAKKGIKMVWVRTTPVDDTMHNSKQQTFYRYAADVAKYNEVADEIFKSRNVPIIDLHQFTLNLGDNLFKDHVHFGEETRAKQGAFIAGFLSNLSLVDN; from the coding sequence ATGATACTGGTGAATAAAACTTTATTAATATTGGCAATTGGTTTTTTTACAACTTTTTGGGCCAATTTTTCTGAACCTAAGTTATTTGTAGTTGGAGATAGCATTTCTATGCAATATGGTCCATATTTGGAACAATACTTGGAGGGAGTTTATGCTTATGATAGAAAAAGAGAAGAGCCTTCAAATCCTGAAAGTACTGAAAAACCTAAATACGCCAATGGGGGTGATTCTGATAGGGTTTTGGCCTATCTGCAAAACAAACTTAAAGCTCCGGATTTTCGGCCTGATGTATTGTTAATCAACTGCGGTCTTCATGACATTAAGACTGATGCGCAATCCGGAAAAAAGCAGGTAGGTTTAGAAGCTTACAAACAAAACCTTGAACAAATTTATGATTTGGTGGCTAAAAAAGGAATAAAAATGGTTTGGGTGAGAACCACTCCGGTAGACGATACTATGCACAATTCCAAACAGCAAACGTTCTATAGGTATGCTGCCGATGTGGCAAAGTACAATGAGGTTGCCGATGAAATATTTAAATCTCGGAATGTTCCGATTATAGACCTGCATCAATTTACTTTAAATCTTGGGGATAACCTTTTTAAAGATCATGTTCATTTTGGAGAGGAGACCAGAGCCAAGCAAGGAGCTTTTATTGCTGGGTTTTTGAGTAACCTATCTCTTGTAGACAATTAA